In Halobaculum sp. XH14, a single genomic region encodes these proteins:
- a CDS encoding pyridoxal-phosphate dependent enzyme, which translates to MTAPPLRCPACGTEYADRWRCECGQPLEYADRPLPDGPAPDPASFDARDGLWSFSAFIPESPAATLGEGMTPLVDATDWDAGFKLEYVFPSGSFKDRGATVTVSRAAALGVDTLVEDSSGNAGAAIATYAARAGIDADIYVPASVTDAKLRAIRRAGARPVKTEGPRRATTEACIEAVEAGDGWYASHAWNPAFFAGTATFAYETALQRDWAVPDAVVLPLGHGTLFLGAYRGFRALRDAGWTDSMPRLFGAQAAGHAPIAAELHGTDAVAGENDAADGIRIDDPVRKGQILDAIEDTDGDAIALGSGPVERELDRLRSAGFYVEPTSAVAPAALAEYRDRGVLDRGDDVVVPLTGSGLKK; encoded by the coding sequence ATGACCGCTCCGCCGCTCCGCTGTCCCGCCTGCGGCACCGAGTACGCCGACCGCTGGCGCTGCGAGTGCGGCCAGCCGCTGGAGTACGCCGACCGACCGCTCCCCGACGGCCCCGCGCCGGACCCGGCGTCGTTCGACGCCCGCGACGGGCTCTGGTCCTTCTCGGCGTTCATCCCCGAGTCGCCGGCGGCGACGCTGGGTGAAGGGATGACCCCCCTCGTCGACGCCACGGACTGGGACGCGGGATTCAAGCTGGAGTACGTGTTCCCGTCGGGGTCGTTCAAGGACCGCGGCGCGACCGTGACCGTCTCGCGCGCGGCCGCGCTCGGGGTCGACACGCTCGTCGAGGACTCCTCGGGGAACGCCGGTGCCGCCATCGCCACCTACGCGGCGAGGGCCGGAATCGACGCCGACATCTACGTCCCGGCGTCGGTGACCGACGCGAAACTGCGCGCCATCCGCCGTGCGGGCGCGAGGCCGGTGAAGACCGAGGGGCCGCGGCGGGCGACGACCGAGGCCTGCATCGAGGCGGTGGAAGCGGGCGACGGCTGGTACGCCAGCCACGCCTGGAACCCCGCGTTCTTCGCGGGTACCGCGACGTTCGCATACGAGACGGCGCTCCAGCGCGACTGGGCAGTCCCCGACGCCGTGGTGCTCCCGCTCGGGCACGGCACGCTGTTCCTCGGCGCGTATCGCGGGTTCCGGGCGCTGCGGGACGCCGGCTGGACCGACTCGATGCCGCGGCTGTTCGGCGCGCAGGCGGCGGGTCACGCACCCATCGCGGCGGAACTCCACGGGACCGACGCGGTCGCCGGCGAGAACGACGCGGCCGACGGCATCCGGATCGACGACCCGGTTCGGAAGGGGCAGATCCTGGACGCCATCGAGGACACCGACGGCGACGCCATCGCGCTCGGTTCCGGCCCCGTCGAACGCGAACTCGACCGGTTGCGTTCGGCGGGCTTCTACGTGGAGCCGACGTCGGCGGTCGCGCCCGCGGCCCTGGCCGAGTACCGCGACCGCGGGGTCCTCGACCGCGGGGACGACGTGGTCGTGCCGCTCACCGGGAGCGGCCTGAAGAAGTAG
- a CDS encoding succinylglutamate desuccinylase/aspartoacylase family protein — protein sequence MATTLGTASAAPGEFDTGRLEVGETRDGSTVGLPVAVLNGAADGKTLYVQAVSDGDELNGLGVLNRFVPGVDPTELAGEILVVGIVNYHAFQVAEHRNPIDDTKMNRAYPGDANGTSSERIAAATFEVAGRADLVVDLHQGSTSRMIDEVRVRCGPRHGLHRECLELAKAFGVGHVLDQKGPDGQLARVAPDEGIPTIDPELGGAVGWDESSIQRGVEGMFRVLRFYGFLDGDVSLSKQTRAHGFDQYGSPSGGLVTFEAELGERVESGDSLFEVSDPFGTVKGRVTADSDGVFWRTRRLPQVATGEYVCSVGTDVDQF from the coding sequence ATGGCAACCACGCTCGGGACCGCGAGCGCGGCCCCCGGGGAGTTCGACACGGGCCGGCTCGAGGTCGGCGAGACCCGGGACGGCTCGACGGTCGGGCTCCCCGTCGCGGTGCTCAACGGCGCCGCGGACGGCAAGACGCTGTACGTGCAGGCGGTCAGCGACGGCGACGAACTCAACGGCCTCGGCGTCCTCAACCGGTTCGTGCCGGGGGTCGACCCGACGGAACTCGCGGGCGAGATCCTCGTCGTCGGCATCGTCAACTACCACGCGTTCCAGGTCGCCGAGCACCGCAACCCCATCGACGACACGAAGATGAACCGGGCGTACCCCGGCGACGCGAACGGGACCTCCTCCGAGCGCATCGCCGCCGCGACGTTCGAGGTCGCAGGGCGCGCGGACCTCGTCGTCGACCTCCACCAGGGGTCGACCAGCCGGATGATCGACGAGGTCAGGGTCCGGTGTGGCCCCCGCCACGGCCTCCACCGCGAGTGTCTCGAACTCGCCAAGGCGTTCGGCGTCGGCCACGTCCTCGACCAGAAGGGCCCGGACGGCCAGCTCGCCCGCGTCGCTCCCGACGAGGGCATTCCCACCATCGACCCCGAACTCGGCGGCGCGGTCGGCTGGGACGAGTCCAGCATCCAGCGCGGCGTCGAGGGGATGTTCCGCGTCCTCCGGTTCTACGGCTTCCTCGACGGCGACGTGTCCCTCTCGAAGCAGACCCGCGCACACGGCTTCGACCAGTACGGGTCGCCCTCCGGGGGACTGGTCACCTTCGAGGCGGAACTGGGCGAGCGCGTCGAGTCGGGCGACAGCCTGTTCGAGGTGAGCGACCCGTTCGGCACCGTCAAGGGTCGCGTCACCGCCGACAGCGACGGCGTGTTCTGGCGGACGCGTCGCCTGCCCCAGGTCGCGACCGGCGAGTACGTCTGCTCGGTCGGGACCGACGTCGACCAGTTCTGA
- a CDS encoding M24 family metallopeptidase, protein MVDIDDREMRLDRYLESDGYDAVWFARPNAFAWATGGRNWVDAAADVGDAAVGYLGDGEWTVVTNNIEAERIAAEELPAELSMSVAADDWYEAGLADSVAARSPTPAAADFDVPGLDTVNSMRLRLRLAAEDLRRYRELGREAALALETVCRELEPGDTEHEVAAGLRISLASRNIDAPVVLVGGGERAPEYRHPTPTDAALGDYAVVIVTARRAGLHASLTRTVAFDPPEWLAERHVAAQRVEASALAATRAAARRGGTAGDVFAEIRDAYADEGFEGEWRRHHQGGATGYAGREWFASPGSDAPVVPGAAYAWNPTVRGAKSEDTAYVTADEVEVLTDTGRWPTDTVEVDGLTLERPSVLEP, encoded by the coding sequence ATGGTCGACATCGACGACCGCGAGATGCGGCTCGACCGGTACCTCGAATCCGACGGCTACGACGCGGTCTGGTTCGCGCGCCCGAACGCGTTCGCCTGGGCGACCGGCGGGCGTAACTGGGTCGACGCGGCGGCGGACGTGGGCGACGCGGCGGTCGGCTACCTCGGTGACGGCGAGTGGACGGTCGTCACGAACAACATCGAGGCCGAACGCATCGCCGCCGAGGAGCTCCCCGCGGAGCTGTCGATGAGCGTCGCGGCCGACGACTGGTACGAGGCGGGGCTGGCCGACTCCGTCGCCGCCCGCTCGCCGACGCCCGCGGCCGCCGACTTCGACGTGCCCGGCCTCGACACGGTGAACTCCATGCGCCTTCGGCTCCGCCTCGCCGCGGAGGACCTCCGCCGGTACCGGGAACTCGGACGCGAGGCCGCGCTCGCGCTGGAAACCGTCTGCCGGGAACTCGAACCGGGAGACACCGAGCACGAGGTGGCCGCGGGGCTCCGCATCTCGCTCGCGTCACGGAACATCGACGCGCCGGTCGTCCTCGTCGGCGGCGGCGAGCGCGCACCCGAGTACCGGCACCCGACGCCGACCGACGCCGCGCTCGGCGACTACGCGGTCGTCATCGTCACCGCCCGGCGCGCGGGGCTCCACGCGTCGCTGACCCGGACGGTCGCGTTCGATCCGCCCGAGTGGTTGGCCGAGCGCCACGTCGCCGCCCAGCGCGTCGAGGCGAGTGCGCTGGCTGCGACCCGGGCGGCCGCACGGAGGGGGGGAACCGCCGGCGACGTGTTCGCGGAGATCCGGGACGCCTACGCCGACGAGGGGTTCGAGGGCGAGTGGCGGCGCCACCATCAGGGCGGCGCGACCGGCTACGCGGGGCGCGAGTGGTTCGCGTCCCCCGGAAGCGACGCGCCGGTCGTCCCCGGGGCGGCCTACGCCTGGAACCCCACGGTACGGGGGGCAAAGAGCGAGGACACCGCGTACGTGACCGCCGACGAAGTCGAGGTGCTGACCGACACGGGGCGCTGGCCCACGGACACGGTCGAGGTCGACGGCCTGACGCTCGAACGGCCCTCGGTGCTTGAACCGTAG
- a CDS encoding DUF7544 domain-containing protein, which yields MSWYAIDAIDDSLDATRAFLFPFSLGRWARLALITLLIGGGGAGVQNVSQSANSVGQFAGSGTGPGGPGGSSFALATLFGGASPGGGPLGANALAQVGQPVSGALPAAVGIVGLLVIAAVVLLAILVAIASPVLEFVFVHAIARDEVRIRGPFKRHFWKGIRLLLFRIGLTILFALPFVIAGAVYYFGFHGTPPLGLGPILGIVFLVVLWFLLFALVMGFTTQFVVPVMYVDDSGVLAGWSEVWSLLGGEKVQTVVYLFMHLLVGIGVAIVRGLLTLLGLIPVGIISVIVGLAAGTVVGGTVAPDLGIGIGFLAGLAVGVPLYFVFVFLPLNVLTQTYIRTFELASLAGFSSRYDTLGRYRDGSSDDEGGSNDDGDGSDGDGGTAATGRPDDEDDFDEFVAAEDLVDDEGESDGVRDSGTTPAA from the coding sequence ATGTCGTGGTACGCAATCGACGCCATCGACGACTCCCTGGACGCCACGCGGGCGTTCCTGTTCCCGTTCTCGCTCGGGCGCTGGGCCCGGCTCGCCCTCATCACGCTGCTGATCGGCGGCGGCGGAGCAGGGGTACAGAACGTGTCCCAATCCGCGAACTCCGTCGGCCAGTTCGCCGGCTCCGGCACCGGGCCGGGAGGCCCGGGCGGCAGTTCCTTCGCGCTCGCGACGCTGTTCGGCGGCGCATCGCCGGGCGGCGGCCCGCTCGGAGCGAACGCGCTCGCGCAGGTCGGCCAGCCCGTCTCCGGCGCGTTACCGGCCGCGGTCGGCATCGTCGGACTGCTCGTCATCGCGGCGGTCGTGTTGCTGGCGATACTCGTCGCGATCGCCTCGCCGGTGCTCGAGTTCGTGTTCGTCCACGCCATCGCGCGGGACGAGGTGCGGATCCGCGGCCCGTTCAAGCGGCACTTCTGGAAGGGGATCCGGCTGCTGTTGTTCCGAATCGGACTCACGATCCTGTTCGCGCTCCCGTTCGTCATCGCGGGCGCGGTGTACTACTTCGGGTTCCACGGGACGCCCCCGCTCGGGCTCGGCCCGATCCTCGGCATCGTCTTCCTGGTAGTCCTCTGGTTCCTGCTGTTCGCGCTCGTGATGGGGTTCACGACCCAGTTCGTCGTCCCGGTCATGTACGTCGACGACTCGGGCGTGCTGGCAGGCTGGTCGGAGGTCTGGTCGCTGCTGGGCGGCGAGAAGGTCCAGACGGTCGTCTACCTGTTCATGCACCTGCTGGTGGGAATCGGCGTCGCGATCGTCCGCGGTCTGCTCACGCTGCTCGGACTGATCCCCGTCGGCATCATCTCGGTGATCGTCGGACTCGCTGCGGGGACGGTTGTCGGCGGGACGGTCGCGCCGGACCTCGGCATCGGCATCGGGTTCCTGGCGGGACTGGCCGTCGGGGTCCCGCTGTACTTCGTGTTCGTCTTCCTCCCGCTGAACGTGTTGACCCAGACGTACATCCGCACGTTCGAGCTAGCCTCCCTCGCCGGCTTCTCGTCCCGATACGACACGCTGGGTCGGTACCGGGACGGCTCGAGCGACGACGAAGGCGGATCGAACGACGACGGTGACGGGTCCGACGGCGACGGCGGAACCGCCGCCACCGGTCGGCCCGACGACGAGGACGACTTCGACGAGTTCGTCGCCGCCGAGGACCTCGTGGACGACGAGGGGGAGTCCGACGGCGTGCGGGATAGTGGAACGACCCCCGCTGCGTGA
- a CDS encoding NADP-dependent malic enzyme, translating to MGLDDDAREYHREDPPGKIEISTTKPTNTQRDLSLAYSPGVAAPCLDIAEDPEAAYEYTAKGNLVGVVSNGSAVLGLGDIGAQASKPVMEGKGVLFKRFADIDVFDIELDQQDPEDIITSVAAMEPTFGGINLEDITAPECFEIESRLREEMDVPVFHDDQHGTAIISGAALINAADIADKALSELKIVFSGAGASAIATARFYVSLGADPDNVLMCDSSGIITESRADEVNEFKREFARDVPEGDLATAMEGADVFVGLSVGGIVDGEMVRSMAADPIIFAMANPDPEIAYEDAKDAREDTVIMATGRSDYPNQVNNVLGFPFIFRGALDARATDINEEMKRAAAEALADLARQDVPDAVVKAYGDQPLQFGADYVIPKPLDPRVLFQVAPAVAEAAMDSGVARSELDADEYAERLEARLGKSREMMRVVLNKARSEPKRVALAEGTDEKMIRAAYQLREQGIAEPVLLGDQDSIEATTEELGLGFDPEVVDPDADGMADRYADRLHELRKRKGITRTEAGELVRRDTNYFGSVMVEEGDADALLTGLTHHYPSALRPPLQVIGTAEDADYAAGVYMLTFKNRVVFCADATVNQEPDEEVLAEVTKHTAELARSFNVEPRAAMLSYSNFGSVENEGTAKPRRAVDLLHGDAAVDFPVDGEMQADTAVVEDILEETYDFSELDGPANVLVFPNLEAGNIGYKLLQRLGGAEAIGPMLVGMDKPVHVLQRGDEVKDIVNLAGVAVVDAQNE from the coding sequence ATGGGACTGGACGACGACGCACGGGAGTACCATCGCGAGGACCCGCCGGGGAAGATAGAGATCTCGACGACGAAACCGACGAACACGCAGCGTGACCTCTCACTGGCCTACTCGCCCGGCGTCGCCGCGCCGTGTCTCGACATCGCCGAGGATCCCGAGGCGGCCTACGAGTACACCGCCAAGGGGAACCTCGTCGGCGTCGTCTCCAACGGTTCTGCGGTGCTCGGCCTCGGCGACATCGGCGCGCAGGCCTCGAAACCCGTCATGGAGGGGAAGGGCGTCCTGTTCAAGCGCTTCGCCGACATCGACGTGTTCGACATCGAACTCGACCAGCAGGACCCCGAGGACATCATCACCTCCGTCGCGGCGATGGAGCCGACGTTCGGCGGCATCAACCTCGAAGACATCACCGCGCCCGAGTGCTTCGAGATCGAATCGCGCCTGCGCGAGGAGATGGACGTGCCCGTGTTCCACGACGACCAGCACGGCACCGCGATCATCTCCGGTGCCGCGCTCATCAACGCCGCCGACATCGCGGACAAGGCGCTCTCGGAGCTGAAGATCGTCTTCTCGGGCGCCGGCGCGTCGGCGATCGCGACCGCGCGGTTCTACGTCTCGCTCGGGGCCGACCCGGACAACGTCCTCATGTGTGACTCCTCGGGCATCATCACCGAGTCGCGCGCCGATGAGGTCAACGAGTTCAAGCGGGAGTTCGCCCGCGACGTCCCGGAGGGCGACCTCGCCACGGCGATGGAGGGCGCGGACGTGTTCGTCGGGCTCTCGGTGGGTGGCATCGTGGACGGGGAGATGGTGCGTTCGATGGCCGCGGACCCGATCATCTTCGCCATGGCGAACCCAGACCCGGAGATCGCCTACGAGGACGCGAAGGACGCACGCGAGGACACGGTCATCATGGCGACCGGCCGCTCGGACTACCCCAATCAGGTGAACAACGTGCTCGGCTTCCCGTTCATCTTCCGGGGCGCGCTCGACGCGCGGGCGACCGACATCAACGAGGAGATGAAACGCGCGGCCGCCGAGGCGCTCGCCGACCTCGCCCGACAGGACGTCCCCGACGCGGTCGTGAAGGCCTACGGCGACCAGCCGCTCCAGTTCGGCGCGGACTACGTCATCCCGAAGCCGCTCGACCCGCGCGTGCTGTTCCAGGTCGCCCCCGCCGTCGCGGAGGCGGCGATGGACTCGGGCGTCGCGCGGAGCGAACTCGACGCCGACGAGTACGCCGAGCGGCTCGAAGCGCGGCTGGGCAAGAGCCGCGAGATGATGCGCGTCGTGCTCAACAAGGCCCGGTCGGAGCCGAAACGCGTCGCGCTCGCGGAGGGGACCGACGAGAAGATGATCCGTGCGGCCTACCAGCTACGAGAGCAGGGCATCGCGGAGCCGGTGCTGCTCGGCGATCAGGATAGCATCGAGGCGACGACCGAGGAACTGGGGCTCGGGTTCGACCCCGAGGTCGTCGACCCCGACGCGGACGGGATGGCCGACCGCTACGCGGACCGCCTGCACGAACTCCGCAAGCGGAAGGGCATCACCCGAACCGAGGCGGGCGAACTCGTCCGCCGTGACACTAACTACTTCGGGAGCGTCATGGTCGAGGAGGGCGACGCGGACGCGCTCCTGACGGGGCTCACCCACCATTACCCGTCGGCGCTCCGCCCGCCGCTGCAGGTCATCGGCACCGCCGAGGACGCCGACTACGCGGCCGGCGTGTACATGCTGACGTTCAAGAACCGGGTCGTGTTCTGTGCGGACGCGACGGTGAACCAGGAGCCCGACGAGGAGGTACTCGCCGAGGTGACCAAACACACGGCCGAACTCGCGCGGAGCTTCAACGTGGAGCCGCGCGCGGCGATGCTCTCGTACTCGAACTTCGGCTCCGTCGAGAACGAGGGGACGGCGAAGCCGCGCCGCGCGGTCGATCTGCTCCACGGCGACGCCGCCGTCGACTTCCCCGTCGACGGCGAGATGCAGGCCGACACGGCAGTCGTCGAGGACATCCTCGAGGAGACGTACGACTTCTCGGAGCTCGACGGGCCGGCGAACGTGCTGGTGTTCCCGAACCTCGAAGCCGGGAACATCGGCTACAAGCTGCTCCAGCGGCTCGGCGGCGCGGAGGCGATCGGCCCGATGCTCGTCGGCATGGACAAGCCGGTCCACGTCCTCCAGCGCGGCGACGAAGTGAAGGACATCGTCAACCTCGCCGGCGTCGCCGTCGTCGACGCACAGAACGAGTAG
- a CDS encoding ABC transporter substrate-binding protein, translated as MSDSDTTRRRFLTAAGSAAAAVSLAGCSEGGDTTPTPGDDGTPEPTATDSPEGTPTERPEPETREGYLQRANRLIHDEAPWVFLNRQYSVYGQSTDIEWSPRRDERVAAYAISPANDDGEDVVMTQSQMDSGVDPQDHRETPTDNIVLQAYEGLLERDAEGAIVQKLATDYTRLDETTVQFTVRDDVSFHSGDSLTPEDVSFSINRIVDDEVGIVSPQSDQLIGVTGAEVSSESDRTVDVSLSGLNPIVFQSFATYCDVMNRSWVEENENAYVNQNMDGTGPFAMTNYEQGVEVSFERYEDYWDEPAAISTFTINSAGESSTRVNRLISGESDIAVNVPPQEVSRVDGNDGTAVSAVPSTRVLFNGMRYDLEPFSSPEFRQAINYAIDLDSIIQNVLQTFGDPTGQPTLEGFFGYNGDLDPYPQDQEMAEQLIEESGHAGAEIELVTPIGRYLRDVEIAQAVGGQVDELSNVSATVRQVEFSTLVSQVTTGNIEDKPPWYLLGWGNATFDAIQTIQPLLASDGSLTSYSNEELDRLLEEAQSLPSESN; from the coding sequence ATGTCCGACAGTGACACGACGAGGCGACGGTTCCTGACCGCTGCGGGTTCGGCTGCCGCGGCAGTATCGCTCGCCGGCTGTTCCGAGGGCGGCGACACGACGCCGACGCCGGGCGACGACGGGACGCCCGAGCCGACCGCGACCGACTCGCCGGAGGGGACGCCGACCGAGCGCCCGGAGCCCGAGACCCGCGAGGGCTACCTCCAGCGGGCGAACCGACTGATCCACGACGAGGCACCGTGGGTGTTCCTCAACCGCCAGTACTCGGTGTACGGCCAGTCCACGGACATCGAGTGGTCGCCCCGGCGCGACGAGCGCGTGGCGGCGTACGCCATCTCGCCCGCGAACGACGATGGGGAGGACGTCGTGATGACCCAGTCCCAGATGGACTCGGGAGTCGACCCGCAGGATCACCGCGAGACGCCGACCGACAACATCGTCCTGCAGGCCTACGAGGGGCTCCTGGAGCGTGACGCCGAGGGTGCCATCGTCCAGAAGCTCGCGACCGACTACACCCGACTCGACGAGACGACCGTCCAGTTCACGGTTCGGGACGACGTCTCGTTCCACAGCGGCGACTCGCTGACGCCCGAGGACGTCTCGTTCTCGATCAACCGCATCGTCGACGACGAGGTCGGCATCGTCAGCCCCCAGTCCGACCAGCTCATCGGCGTCACCGGCGCCGAGGTCTCGAGCGAGAGCGACCGCACCGTCGACGTCTCGCTCAGCGGACTGAACCCGATCGTCTTCCAGTCGTTCGCCACGTACTGTGACGTCATGAACAGGTCGTGGGTCGAGGAGAACGAGAACGCCTACGTGAACCAGAACATGGACGGGACCGGCCCGTTCGCCATGACCAACTACGAGCAGGGCGTCGAGGTCTCCTTCGAGCGCTACGAGGACTACTGGGACGAGCCGGCGGCCATCTCGACGTTCACGATCAACTCCGCGGGCGAGTCGTCGACGCGCGTCAACCGGCTCATCAGCGGCGAGAGCGACATCGCGGTGAACGTCCCGCCCCAGGAGGTCTCCCGCGTCGACGGCAACGACGGCACGGCCGTCTCGGCGGTGCCGTCCACCCGCGTGCTGTTCAACGGGATGCGCTACGACCTGGAGCCGTTCAGCTCCCCCGAGTTCCGGCAGGCGATCAACTACGCGATCGACCTCGACTCGATCATCCAGAACGTCCTGCAGACGTTCGGCGACCCGACCGGTCAGCCGACCCTCGAGGGGTTCTTCGGCTACAACGGCGATCTGGACCCGTACCCACAGGACCAGGAGATGGCCGAACAGCTCATCGAGGAGTCCGGTCACGCCGGCGCGGAGATCGAACTCGTGACGCCCATCGGCCGCTACCTCCGCGACGTCGAGATCGCACAGGCCGTCGGCGGGCAGGTCGACGAGCTCTCGAACGTCAGCGCAACCGTGCGGCAGGTGGAGTTCTCCACGCTCGTCAGCCAGGTGACCACGGGCAACATCGAGGACAAGCCCCCGTGGTACCTGCTC